A single Coriobacteriia bacterium DNA region contains:
- the infA gene encoding translation initiation factor IF-1, translating to MSKREDAIEMEGVVVEPLPNAMFRVELDNGHRVLAHISGKMRMHYIRILPGDRVVVELSPYDLSRGRITYRFK from the coding sequence TTGAGCAAGCGCGAAGATGCCATAGAGATGGAGGGCGTGGTCGTCGAGCCCCTCCCCAACGCGATGTTCCGCGTGGAGCTCGACAACGGTCATCGTGTGCTGGCCCACATCTCCGGTAAGATGCGCATGCACTACATCAGGATCCTCCCGGGCGACCGCGTCGTCGTAGAGCTGTCGCCGTATGACCTGTCCCGAGGCCGGATCACGTACCGCTTCAAGTAG
- the rpmJ gene encoding 50S ribosomal protein L36, translating to MKVRPSVKRICEKCKVVRRHGRVLVICENPRHKQRQG from the coding sequence ATGAAAGTTCGACCCTCGGTCAAGAGAATCTGCGAGAAATGCAAGGTCGTCCGCCGCCACGGACGGGTCCTCGTGATCTGTGAGAATCCGCGTCACAAGCAGCGGCAGGGCTAG
- the rpsM gene encoding 30S ribosomal protein S13 — MARIAGVDLPREKRVEIGLTYIFGVGLTTSQTVLRETGIDPDTRVRNLTEEEVVRLREHIDRSVKVEGDLRREVSQNIKRLMEIGCYRGLRHRRGLPVRGQRTHTNARTRKGPRRQIGAKKKGK, encoded by the coding sequence TTGGCGCGCATCGCAGGCGTCGACCTCCCTCGCGAGAAGCGGGTGGAGATCGGCCTCACGTACATCTTCGGCGTAGGCCTCACGACGAGCCAGACGGTCCTTCGGGAGACGGGGATCGACCCGGACACCCGGGTCCGCAACCTCACCGAGGAAGAGGTCGTCCGGCTCCGTGAGCACATCGACCGCAGCGTCAAGGTGGAGGGAGACCTCCGCCGTGAGGTGAGCCAGAACATCAAGCGTCTGATGGAGATCGGTTGCTATCGCGGTCTCCGGCACCGCCGTGGTCTGCCCGTGCGCGGTCAGCGCACGCATACCAACGCCCGGACCCGTAAGGGTCCGAGACGGCAGATCGGCGCGAAGAAGAAGGGCAAGTAG
- the rpsK gene encoding 30S ribosomal protein S11: MAAKKKGAKTRLRRSERKNIAVGQAHIKSTFNNTIITITDPGGNVISWQSAGTVGFKGSRKSTPFAAQMAAEACAKMAQEHGVRKVAVFVKGPGSGRETAIRSLQAAGLEITSIQDRTPVPHNGCRPRKRRRV; the protein is encoded by the coding sequence ATGGCCGCTAAGAAGAAGGGCGCGAAGACCCGTCTGCGCCGCAGCGAGCGCAAGAACATCGCGGTGGGCCAGGCGCACATCAAGAGCACGTTCAACAACACGATAATCACGATCACCGACCCCGGCGGCAACGTGATCTCCTGGCAGTCCGCGGGCACCGTCGGCTTCAAGGGCTCCCGGAAGTCGACGCCCTTCGCCGCACAGATGGCGGCCGAGGCGTGCGCGAAGATGGCCCAGGAGCACGGCGTGCGAAAGGTCGCGGTGTTCGTGAAGGGCCCCGGTTCCGGTCGCGAGACCGCCATCAGGTCGCTGCAGGCCGCCGGGCTCGAGATCACGAGCATCCAGGACCGGACGCCGGTCCCCCACAACGGGTGCCGGCCGCGCAAGCGCCGCCGGGTGTAG
- the rpsD gene encoding 30S ribosomal protein S4 has protein sequence MARYTGADCRLCRREGIKLFLKGDRCYGDKCGVERRPYPPGQAGRRRPRDSEYRVQLREKQRAKRMYGLLEKQFRSYYELANRQAGITGENLLRLLESRLDNVVYRLGFAASRDEARQTVRHGHINVNGRRVDIPSYRVRPGDSVAVEEKAKDFSVVKAAVISSAKVEVPGWLEVDVEKLSGKVLSLPTREQIDAPVREQLIVELYSK, from the coding sequence ATGGCACGATACACCGGGGCGGACTGCAGGCTGTGCCGCCGCGAAGGCATCAAGCTGTTCCTCAAGGGCGACCGCTGTTACGGCGACAAGTGCGGCGTCGAGCGCCGGCCCTATCCGCCGGGTCAAGCCGGCCGCAGGCGCCCGAGGGACTCGGAGTACCGCGTGCAGCTTCGCGAGAAGCAGCGGGCCAAGCGCATGTACGGGCTGCTGGAGAAGCAGTTCCGCAGCTACTACGAACTGGCCAACCGCCAGGCGGGCATCACCGGCGAGAACCTGCTGAGGCTGCTGGAGAGCCGTTTGGACAACGTCGTGTACCGCCTCGGCTTCGCCGCCTCGCGCGACGAGGCCCGTCAGACGGTGCGCCACGGGCACATCAACGTCAACGGGCGGCGGGTCGACATCCCGTCGTACCGCGTGCGCCCGGGCGACAGCGTCGCCGTGGAGGAGAAGGCGAAGGACTTCTCCGTGGTGAAGGCCGCCGTCATCTCCTCGGCGAAGGTGGAGGTGCCCGGGTGGCTGGAGGTCGATGTCGAGAAGCTCTCCGGCAAAGTGCTGTCCCTGCCCACGCGCGAGCAGATCGACGCTCCGGTGCGCGAACAGCTCATCGTCGAGCTCTACTCGAAGTGA
- a CDS encoding DNA-directed RNA polymerase subunit alpha — protein sequence MTEFMRPQVTVEGVDDRTSRYIVEPLERGFGYTLGNCMRRVLLSSLQGSAATSMRLEGVQHEFSTIDGVREDVTDIALNVKALVFRETGIGIPDAVATLSATGPGVVTASDLRVPAEFDLVNPEQPIATLNDGAKLEMSVRIGVGRGYVSADRNKRPEDPLGVIPVDSLFSPVTRCAYTVENTRVGQRTDYDKLTVEVETNGSIEPADAVAQAARVIDEHMNLFVEQAVSALPEEGIFSAVLEEGDTLMETPIEELDLSVRSYNCLKRQGVNTIGQLTECSEADLLNIRNFGAKSIEEVKDKLQQMGLGLKQ from the coding sequence ATGACGGAGTTCATGAGGCCCCAGGTGACGGTCGAAGGGGTGGACGACCGCACTTCCCGCTACATCGTCGAGCCGCTGGAGCGCGGCTTCGGCTACACGCTGGGCAACTGCATGCGCCGGGTGCTGCTCTCCTCGCTGCAGGGGTCGGCCGCGACGTCGATGCGGCTCGAAGGCGTGCAGCACGAGTTCTCGACGATCGACGGGGTGCGCGAGGACGTCACCGACATAGCGCTGAACGTGAAGGCGCTCGTGTTCAGGGAGACCGGCATCGGCATCCCGGATGCGGTGGCCACGCTCTCGGCGACGGGGCCGGGCGTGGTGACCGCATCCGACCTGCGGGTCCCGGCCGAGTTCGACCTCGTCAACCCCGAACAGCCGATCGCCACGCTGAACGACGGCGCCAAGCTCGAGATGAGCGTGCGCATCGGGGTCGGCCGCGGGTACGTTTCGGCGGACCGGAACAAGCGTCCCGAGGACCCGCTGGGCGTCATCCCGGTGGACTCGCTGTTCAGCCCGGTGACGCGGTGCGCCTACACGGTGGAGAACACGCGCGTGGGCCAGCGCACCGACTACGACAAGCTCACCGTGGAGGTGGAGACGAACGGCTCGATCGAGCCGGCAGACGCCGTCGCCCAGGCCGCCCGCGTGATCGACGAGCACATGAACCTCTTCGTCGAGCAAGCCGTCAGCGCGCTGCCCGAGGAGGGCATCTTCTCGGCGGTCCTGGAAGAGGGCGACACGCTGATGGAGACGCCGATCGAGGAGCTGGACCTCTCGGTGCGCAGCTACAACTGCCTGAAGCGGCAGGGTGTGAACACGATCGGCCAGCTCACGGAGTGCTCCGAGGCGGATCTGCTCAACATCCGCAACTTCGGCGCGAAGTCCATCGAGGAAGTGAAGGACAAGCTGCAGCAGATGGGCCTCGGCCTGAAGCAGTGA
- the rplQ gene encoding 50S ribosomal protein L17 yields MRHLKSGRKLGTDASHTKAILRGLTIALLTSERIKTTEPRAKEVRSMVERVITWGRRGDVHSRRLIIAELGGDPTVEPPSGEPVELSHRVIAQLAPRFEGREGGYTRILKLGPRKGDAAPVVILELVD; encoded by the coding sequence ATGAGACACCTCAAGAGCGGACGGAAGCTGGGCACGGACGCCAGTCACACCAAGGCGATCCTGCGCGGGCTCACGATCGCACTGTTGACCAGCGAGCGCATCAAGACCACGGAGCCCCGCGCCAAGGAGGTGCGCTCGATGGTGGAGCGCGTCATCACGTGGGGGAGGCGCGGCGACGTCCACTCGCGGCGCCTGATCATCGCCGAGCTCGGCGGCGACCCGACCGTCGAGCCGCCCTCCGGCGAGCCCGTGGAGCTCTCGCACCGCGTGATCGCCCAGCTCGCGCCACGCTTCGAGGGGCGTGAAGGCGGATACACCCGCATCCTCAAGCTCGGCCCCCGTAAGGGCGACGCAGCCCCCGTGGTCATCCTGGAGCTGGTGGACTGA